In one Cyprinus carpio isolate SPL01 chromosome B2, ASM1834038v1, whole genome shotgun sequence genomic region, the following are encoded:
- the dusp28 gene encoding dual specificity phosphatase 28 isoform X3 yields MANLQQPFPTMRVSTLRVPVYDEPQEDLYKYFDRCADAIASEAERGGRTVVYCKNGRSRSATVCVAYLMKHQGLTLTDAFQVVKDARSVVEPNPGFWTQLERYEQELKIRRSASHRSNLSPL; encoded by the exons ATGGCTAATCTGCAG CAACCCTTTCCCACTATGCGGGTAAGCACTTTGCGTGTACCTGTATATGATGAACCTCAAGAAGACCTGTACAAGTATTTTGACCGCTGTGCTGACGCCATAGCCAGTGAGGCAGAACGAGGAGGCCGCACTGTTGTGTACTGCAAGAATGGACGCAGTCGATCAGCTACTGTCTGTGTGGCTTATTTAATGAAGCACCAGGGTCTCACCTTGACAGATGCCTTCCAG GTAGTAAAAGATGCCCGATCAGTAGTTGAGCCTAACCCAGGATTCTGGACTCAGCTGGAGCGATATGAACAGGAGCTGAAGATCAGGAGGTCGGCTAGCCACAGATCTAACCTCTCTCCACTTTAA
- the dusp28 gene encoding dual specificity phosphatase 28 isoform X2 has protein sequence MANLQLSRLQPFPTMRVSTLRVPVYDEPQEDLYKYFDRCADAIASEAERGGRTVVYCKNGRSRSATVCVAYLMKHQGLTLTDAFQVVKDARSVVEPNPGFWTQLERYEQELKIRRSASHRSNLSPL, from the exons ATGGCTAATCTGCAG CTCTCAAGACTT CAACCCTTTCCCACTATGCGGGTAAGCACTTTGCGTGTACCTGTATATGATGAACCTCAAGAAGACCTGTACAAGTATTTTGACCGCTGTGCTGACGCCATAGCCAGTGAGGCAGAACGAGGAGGCCGCACTGTTGTGTACTGCAAGAATGGACGCAGTCGATCAGCTACTGTCTGTGTGGCTTATTTAATGAAGCACCAGGGTCTCACCTTGACAGATGCCTTCCAG GTAGTAAAAGATGCCCGATCAGTAGTTGAGCCTAACCCAGGATTCTGGACTCAGCTGGAGCGATATGAACAGGAGCTGAAGATCAGGAGGTCGGCTAGCCACAGATCTAACCTCTCTCCACTTTAA
- the dusp28 gene encoding dual specificity phosphatase 28 isoform X1 has protein sequence MLQLSTVTDCLLISNARSACSNELIQKEEVTLCINVSKQQPFPTMRVSTLRVPVYDEPQEDLYKYFDRCADAIASEAERGGRTVVYCKNGRSRSATVCVAYLMKHQGLTLTDAFQVVKDARSVVEPNPGFWTQLERYEQELKIRRSASHRSNLSPL, from the exons ATGCTGCAGTTAAGCACAGTTACAGACTGTCTGCTGATCAGTAATGCCCGGTCAGCCTGTAGCAATGAACTTATCCAGAAGGAGGAGGTCACTCTTTGTATTAATGTTTCCAAGCAGCAACCCTTTCCCACTATGCGGGTAAGCACTTTGCGTGTACCTGTATATGATGAACCTCAAGAAGACCTGTACAAGTATTTTGACCGCTGTGCTGACGCCATAGCCAGTGAGGCAGAACGAGGAGGCCGCACTGTTGTGTACTGCAAGAATGGACGCAGTCGATCAGCTACTGTCTGTGTGGCTTATTTAATGAAGCACCAGGGTCTCACCTTGACAGATGCCTTCCAG GTAGTAAAAGATGCCCGATCAGTAGTTGAGCCTAACCCAGGATTCTGGACTCAGCTGGAGCGATATGAACAGGAGCTGAAGATCAGGAGGTCGGCTAGCCACAGATCTAACCTCTCTCCACTTTAA
- the proca gene encoding LOW QUALITY PROTEIN: vitamin K-dependent protein C (The sequence of the model RefSeq protein was modified relative to this genomic sequence to represent the inferred CDS: inserted 1 base in 1 codon): MMRSLFFCIAILVVLWSDRALCKSAFSSSPKAHMLLRSRRANTFMEEIKPPSLERECREELCNIEEAREIFKTREATLEFWMAYTDGNQCNSNPCIHGNCVDLLQDYSCTCNTGFEGKHCDLRRTATNCSMNNGDCDHECHESEDGLGRTCSCIKGYQLQDNSRKCVAKNEASCGQIRIAKSSYINKPLVGLQPWVIGGTVGKKGESPWQALILNHLGMFHCGGVLIDENWVLTAAHCLETSTRFSVKLGDYDRFRIEGSEITLSVKQSIAHPQYNPSTVDNDIALLRLATPAKFSTYILPACLPSKNLAERMLHRNGTVTVVTGWGKDNETSHHFGSTLNFIEIPIIDNKECSKHMMNNLTQNMLCGGVMGQIKDACEGDSGGPMMTLFHDTWFLVGLVSWGEGCGQKDKLGIYTKVSSYLDWIDXVRQGWDKV, encoded by the exons ATGATGAGGAGTCTCTTCTTCTGTATCGCAATACTGGTTGTATTATGGTCTGATAGAGCTCTCTGCAAGTCAG CATTTTCTAGCAGCCCAAAAGCACACATGCTCCTGCGTTCAAGAAGAGCCAACACTTTTATGGAGGAAATAAAGCCTCCATCGTTGGAGCGGGAGTGTAGAGAGGAACTGTGCAATATTGAAGAAGCAAGGGAAATCTTTAAAACAAGGGAAGCCACG TTGGAATTCTGGATGGCATATACAG ATGGAAACCAGTGCAACTCGAATCCATGTATTCATGGGAACTGTGTGGACCTGTTACAAGATTACTCCTGCACCTGCAACACTGGATTTGAAGGAAAACACTGTGACCTTC GCAGGACAGCCACTAACTGCTCTATGAACAATGGGGATTGTGATCATGAATGTCACGAGAGTGAGGATGGTCTTGGTCGCACATGCAGTTGTATTAAAGGATACCAACTACAAGACAACTCTAGAAAATGTGTTGCCAAAA ATGAGGCATCATGTGGCCAGATTCGGATTGCAAAGTCATCTTATATTAATAAGCCTTTAGTAGGTTTACAGCCGTGGGTAATAGGAGGTACCGTTGGCAAAAAGGGAGAGAGTCCCTGGCAG GCTCTTATACTCAATCATTTGGGCATGTTTCATTGTGGTGGAGTTCTGATTGATGAAAACTGGGTTCTCACTGCTGCTCACTGCCTAGAGACAAGTACAAGGTTCAGTGTCAAGCTGG GTGACTACGACCGATTTAGGATTGAAGGATCTGAGATCACCCTTTCTGTAAAACAATCTATTGCCCACCCACAATACAACCCTTCCACTGTTGACAATGATATAGCTCTGTTGCGCTTGGCCACACCAGCCAAATTTTCCACATACATACTCCCAGCATGCCTCCCTAGCAAGAACCTGGCCGAACGAATGTTGCATCGTAATGGTACTGTCACAGTCGTCACTGGCTGGGGGAAGGACAACGAGACCTCTCATCACTTTGGTTCAACTCTCAACTTCATTGAAATTCCAATTATAGACAACAAAGAGTGTTCCAAGCATATGATGAACAACCTCACTCAGAACATGCTTTGTGGGGGAGTGATGGGGCAAATCAAAGATGCTTGTGAGGGGGACAGTGGGGGTCCAATGATGACACTGTTTCATGATACATGGTTCCTCGTAGGTCTGGTGTCCTGGGGAGAAGGCTGCGGGCAAAAAGACAAACTTGGCATCTACACCAAAGTGTCCAGCTATTTGGACTGGATAG ACGTTCGTCAGGGGTGGGATAAAGTTTAA